The genomic segment CCCTCCGCGGTGCGCGGGGATGTACGAAAGTTCCGCGTACTCCCGGACCATCCGGTGGGTGTTGAACCGCGCCCCCAGCTTCCGCATGGACGCCTTCATCATGGCGATCCACGCCCGGGGGAGGCCGCCGCGGTCCCTCTCGTAGAACAGGGGGACGATCTCGTTCTCCAGAAGGTTGTACAGCGCCTCGCACTCCACGCGGTCCTGTTCTTCCGCGTCGTCGTACACCTCCCCGCTCCCGATCGCCCACCCGACGTCCGGGGAGTACCCCTCGTCCCACCACCCGTCGAGGATCGACACGTTCAGCGCGCCGTTCGCCGCGGCCTTCATCCCGCTGGTCCCCGACGCCTCCAGCGGCCGACGCGGGGTGTTCAGCCACACGTCCACCCCCTGCACCATGTACCGGGCGACGTTGATGTCGTAATCCTCGATGAACACCAGGCGGTTCCGGATCCTCGGATCGGAGGCGAAGTGGATGACGGAGCGGATGATCTCCTTCGCCGGCAGGTCCTGCGGGTGGGCCTTCCCCGCGAAGATGATCTGGACCGGCCGCTTCTCGTCCGTCAGCAGCCGGATCAGCCGGTCGGGCTGCTGGAACAGGAGGTTGGCCCGCTTGTAGGTGGCGAACCGCCGCGAGAAGCCGATGGTCAGCGTCTCGGGACTCAGCACCTCTTCCGCGGCCCGCTGCAGCGCCATCCCGGCGCCCTGCCGGTGGAGCTGGTCCGCAAGCCGCTTCCGGACGAAGAAGGTCAGCCGCTCCCGGCGCGTCTCGTGGATCCGCCACATCTCGCCCGGGGGGATCGCCTCCACCCGCTCCCAGACGGAGTGGTCGGCCGGCTTCTCGAGGAACCGGGGGCCGAGGTACCGCTGGTACAACTCCCCCACCTCGTGGCTGAGCCACGTGCGGGTGTGGACGCCGTTGGTGATCCCGCGGATGGGGACCTCCTGCTCCGGCAGCTCCGGCCAGAGCTCCTTCCACATCCGGCGGGAGGTCTCCGCGTGCAGGCGGGCCACACCGTTGGCGTACGCCGCCGACCGGAGCGCGAACACGGTCATCCCGAACTCCCCGTCCGCGGCGGCGCGGATCTGCCCCAGCGACAGCATCTCCTCCCACGGGATCCCCAATGCGCGGACGTCCCGCTCCAGGTATTTCCGCAACAGTTCCGGCGCGAACCGCTCGTTCCCGGCGGGGACCGGCGTGTGGGTCGTGAAGACGCTCGACGCCATGACCACCTCGTGCGCCTCGGGGAACGAAAGCCCCTGGGCGGACATCAGGTCGCGGATCCGCTCCACGATGAGGAACGCGGAGTGCCCCTCGTTCATGTGGTAGACGGTAGGCGCGATTCCCAGCGCCTTCAACGCCCGCACGCCGCCGACCCCCAGCAGGATCTCCTGGCGGATCCGCATGTCCCGGTCCCCCCCGTAGAGGGTCGACGTGATCTCCCGGGAACGGTCCGAGTTCCCCTTGAAGTTCGAGTCGAGCAGGTACAGCGGAGTGCGGCCGACGTCCGCGCGCCAGACCCGCGCGCGGACCGCCTCGCCGCCGATGTTCACCTCGATCGCCAGCGGCTGCCCGTCCTTGTCCTTCTCCATCGTCACCGGCATGTTGTACCAGTCGTTGTCCGGGTACAGCTCCTGCTGCCACCCGTCCAGCGACAGGATCTGCCGGAAGTACCCCTTCTGATAGAGGAGCCCCACTCCCACGAGGGGGACGCCGAGGTCCGAAGCCGATTTCAGATGGTCGCCGGAGAGCACCCCGAGCCCTCCGGAGTAGATCGGGAGCCCCTCGTCGATGCCGTACTCGCAGGAGAAGTACGCGACCCGGAAACCGGCTTCCCCGCCGTGCGCCTCGGCGAACCAGGAAGGTTTCTCGAGGTACTGGCGGAGCGACCGGTGGACCCGCTCCACGTTGGCGACGAAACTTTCGTCCTTCGCCGCCGCTTCGAGGTCCGCGAGCGGGATGGTCCCCAGCATCTGGACCGGGTTCTGGTACGACCTCTCCCACAGCACCGGATTCAGGCGGATGAAGAGCTGGACCGCCTCCCAGTTCCAGGAGAACCAGAGGTTCCGCGCAATTTCCTGGAGGGGGGCGAGTTCCCCGGGGATGTTCGGGCGGACGTGGAAGTGGCGGACGCGCATGGAAACCTCGCTGGAAGTGTCTTGCACACCAATAAACATCAGGCACGGCCGCAAGTCAAACCCGCCGCGGCGGAATCCCCCGGGTCCCGGGAACGTCGCGCTAAATCTTTTCCCGGAATCTTCCGAAGAGGGTTCCGATGAACCCGACCGTCTCCTTCGACCAGCTCCTCAAGGCGAACCGGGTCCTCGGGACTCTGATCGAGGCGTCCCCGCTGGCCATCGTCACCTTCGATCCCCAAGGGGTGGTCACGATGTGGAACCCGGCCGCCGAGAGGATTTTCGGGTGGACCGAGGAGGAGGCGGTCGGGAATCGGCTCCCCTTCGTTCCGGCGGACAAGCAGGCGGAGTTCCAGGCGCTGCGGGAGCGGGCCCTCCGGGGAGAGGTGTTCACCGAACCGGAGCTGCACCGCAGGAGGGCCGACGGC from the Deltaproteobacteria bacterium genome contains:
- a CDS encoding PAS domain S-box protein, giving the protein MNPTVSFDQLLKANRVLGTLIEASPLAIVTFDPQGVVTMWNPAAERIFGWTEEEAVGNRLPFVPADKQAEFQALRERALRGEVFTEPELHRRRADG
- the glgP gene encoding alpha-glucan family phosphorylase, which translates into the protein MRVRHFHVRPNIPGELAPLQEIARNLWFSWNWEAVQLFIRLNPVLWERSYQNPVQMLGTIPLADLEAAAKDESFVANVERVHRSLRQYLEKPSWFAEAHGGEAGFRVAYFSCEYGIDEGLPIYSGGLGVLSGDHLKSASDLGVPLVGVGLLYQKGYFRQILSLDGWQQELYPDNDWYNMPVTMEKDKDGQPLAIEVNIGGEAVRARVWRADVGRTPLYLLDSNFKGNSDRSREITSTLYGGDRDMRIRQEILLGVGGVRALKALGIAPTVYHMNEGHSAFLIVERIRDLMSAQGLSFPEAHEVVMASSVFTTHTPVPAGNERFAPELLRKYLERDVRALGIPWEEMLSLGQIRAAADGEFGMTVFALRSAAYANGVARLHAETSRRMWKELWPELPEQEVPIRGITNGVHTRTWLSHEVGELYQRYLGPRFLEKPADHSVWERVEAIPPGEMWRIHETRRERLTFFVRKRLADQLHRQGAGMALQRAAEEVLSPETLTIGFSRRFATYKRANLLFQQPDRLIRLLTDEKRPVQIIFAGKAHPQDLPAKEIIRSVIHFASDPRIRNRLVFIEDYDINVARYMVQGVDVWLNTPRRPLEASGTSGMKAAANGALNVSILDGWWDEGYSPDVGWAIGSGEVYDDAEEQDRVECEALYNLLENEIVPLFYERDRGGLPRAWIAMMKASMRKLGARFNTHRMVREYAELSYIPAHRGGARLSAENGAAARGLAAWRSRVRSAWPSVKIRVEEIGKHKDMRVGDTVGVAVRLRLGTLAPADVAVEVRYGRYTAMGEVRDGTILPARHEGRDGDEEVYRVEIPCTGSGRYGFAARVLPRHPDLANPFTPLLLTWEPSA